The Anaerosoma tenue genome has a window encoding:
- the nuoL gene encoding NADH-quinone oxidoreductase subunit L, giving the protein MGYVVLIPLLPALAFAILAPLSRPARTRAVPLAVGAVLGSLALSIAAFLAVWPGGHAGEPVWQGAVTIANIGDRAFSLGLQLEPVSAVMLLVVSLVGAAVQVYSLGYMHREERIGWYYAALSLFTAAMLALVLSDNFLGLFMAWEVMGLCSYLLIGFWHEQEPPRLASIKAFLTTKVGDLGFMLALAVIYAEVGAFDFHAVLGHEWTAASATPVALLLLFGAMGKSAQFPLHVWLPDAMAGPTPASALIHAATMVAAGVFLVVRAFPIFEASGVALTVTLWVGLVTALLAGLLAMVQHDIKKVLAYSTISQLGFMFIALGAGGSTAALYHLVTHAYFKSLLFLGAGVIIHAAHTQDMREMGGLAGKLPVTSLAFASGSLALAGIVPFSGFWSKDEILTVLLHEHQYVAFGIALLAALVTAFYVSRLWFRVFTAPPQQAELHEGHRSMLAPMVVLASVTAVLGFFGPTLGGFLGHEIPWPQLATAAISIVAAGAGVALGWWVYGRRTSVVNTQAIKQRFPHAYGVLANKYYFDLTYGYFVVGGYDALTRALAVFDERVVDGVVNGAAAAWRRLAGGGWTFDQRVVDGAVNGTAAVVKAAGARVRTLQTGSVRGYQTLVAGAVVLLVIWIFVKGV; this is encoded by the coding sequence ATGGGCTACGTCGTCCTCATACCGCTCCTCCCGGCGCTTGCGTTCGCGATCCTCGCTCCGCTGTCCCGCCCGGCGCGTACGCGCGCGGTGCCGCTCGCGGTGGGCGCCGTGCTCGGGTCGCTTGCACTCTCCATCGCCGCGTTCCTGGCGGTCTGGCCGGGCGGCCACGCGGGAGAACCGGTGTGGCAGGGCGCGGTCACCATCGCGAACATCGGCGATCGTGCGTTCTCCCTCGGCCTCCAGCTTGAGCCCGTGTCGGCCGTCATGCTGCTCGTGGTGAGCCTCGTGGGCGCGGCCGTGCAGGTGTATTCGCTCGGCTACATGCATCGGGAGGAGCGGATCGGCTGGTACTACGCCGCGCTGTCGCTCTTCACCGCCGCCATGCTGGCGCTCGTGCTCTCGGACAACTTCCTTGGGCTCTTCATGGCCTGGGAGGTCATGGGGTTGTGCTCGTACCTGCTCATCGGCTTCTGGCACGAGCAGGAGCCGCCGAGGCTCGCGAGCATCAAGGCGTTCCTCACCACCAAGGTGGGCGACCTCGGGTTCATGCTTGCGCTCGCCGTCATCTACGCCGAGGTGGGAGCGTTCGACTTCCATGCGGTGCTCGGTCACGAGTGGACGGCGGCATCGGCCACGCCGGTGGCGCTGCTGCTGCTCTTCGGCGCGATGGGCAAGAGCGCGCAGTTCCCGCTGCACGTCTGGCTGCCCGACGCCATGGCCGGCCCTACGCCGGCCTCCGCGCTCATCCACGCGGCCACGATGGTGGCGGCGGGTGTGTTCCTGGTGGTCCGCGCGTTCCCGATCTTCGAGGCGAGCGGCGTGGCGCTCACGGTCACCCTGTGGGTGGGGTTGGTCACCGCGCTCCTGGCGGGGCTGCTCGCGATGGTGCAGCACGACATCAAGAAGGTGCTCGCGTACTCCACGATCTCGCAGCTCGGGTTCATGTTCATCGCGCTTGGCGCCGGCGGTTCCACCGCAGCCCTGTACCATCTCGTGACCCACGCGTATTTCAAGAGCCTGCTCTTCCTCGGCGCAGGGGTGATCATCCATGCGGCGCACACGCAGGACATGCGGGAGATGGGCGGGCTGGCAGGTAAGCTGCCGGTCACGTCGCTCGCGTTCGCGTCGGGCTCGCTGGCGCTCGCGGGCATCGTGCCGTTCTCGGGGTTCTGGTCGAAAGACGAGATCCTCACCGTGCTGCTGCACGAGCATCAGTACGTGGCCTTCGGCATCGCGCTTCTCGCCGCGCTGGTCACCGCGTTCTACGTGTCACGGCTGTGGTTCCGGGTGTTCACGGCTCCGCCGCAGCAGGCCGAGCTGCATGAGGGGCACCGTTCGATGCTTGCCCCCATGGTGGTGCTCGCGTCGGTCACCGCGGTCCTCGGCTTCTTCGGGCCAACGCTCGGCGGGTTCCTGGGTCACGAGATCCCGTGGCCGCAGCTGGCGACCGCGGCGATCTCCATCGTGGCAGCCGGCGCGGGTGTGGCGCTCGGCTGGTGGGTGTACGGCCGGCGGACCTCGGTGGTCAACACCCAGGCGATCAAGCAGCGGTTCCCGCACGCGTACGGCGTGCTGGCCAACAAGTACTACTTCGACCTCACCTACGGGTACTTCGTGGTGGGCGGCTACGACGCCCTCACCCGGGCGCTCGCGGTCTTCGACGAGCGCGTCGTGGACGGGGTCGTCAACGGCGCGGCCGCCGCGTGGCGGCGCCTGGCGGGCGGCGGCTGGACGTTCGACCAGCGCGTGGTCGACGGCGCCGTCAACGGCACGGCCGCTGTCGTGAAGGCCGCCGGGGCCCGTGTACGCACGCTCCAGACCGGCAGTGTGCGCGGTTATCAGACGCTCGTCGCCGGGGCCGTGGTGCTCCTGGTGATCTGGATCTTCGTGAAAGGGGTCTGA
- the nuoK gene encoding NADH-quinone oxidoreductase subunit NuoK: MTVGLPQLLGLAAMLFGIGLYGALSRKNAVHVMMSLELMANAVNINLVAFSRFVTPEAMTGQFFAVFSMVVSAAEIGIGLALVLAIYRRKKSVELDAVQELKG, encoded by the coding sequence GTGACGGTGGGTCTCCCGCAGCTGCTCGGTCTCGCCGCGATGCTCTTCGGCATCGGGCTCTACGGCGCGCTCTCGCGCAAGAACGCCGTGCACGTGATGATGTCGCTCGAACTCATGGCCAACGCCGTGAACATCAACCTCGTCGCGTTCTCGCGGTTCGTCACCCCCGAGGCGATGACCGGTCAGTTCTTCGCCGTCTTCTCGATGGTCGTATCCGCCGCCGAGATCGGGATCGGTCTCGCGCTTGTGCTCGCCATCTATCGCCGGAAGAAGAGCGTCGAGCTTGACGCCGTCCAGGAGTTGAAGGGGTGA
- a CDS encoding NADH-quinone oxidoreductase subunit J family protein yields MSETIPAVAFYLLAFAALGGAVSMMATRNVVHATVWLLEVMLATAGIYLLLGAEFLALVQVLVYAGAVAVLTLFTVMLTLRRREDAVRPFPPAWGSLALASLFTGAVLLAIRAFCAVAPAMPAEAPGIEAFGTEMFTTWMVPFEIASLVLLVALIGAVWWTGGDDR; encoded by the coding sequence ATGAGCGAGACGATCCCGGCGGTGGCCTTCTACCTGCTCGCGTTCGCGGCGCTCGGCGGCGCCGTCTCCATGATGGCCACGCGCAACGTGGTGCACGCCACCGTGTGGCTCCTCGAGGTGATGCTGGCGACCGCGGGGATCTACCTGCTCCTCGGCGCCGAGTTCCTGGCGCTGGTGCAGGTGCTGGTCTACGCAGGCGCCGTGGCGGTGCTCACGCTGTTCACGGTGATGCTCACACTGCGCCGTCGCGAGGATGCGGTACGCCCGTTCCCGCCGGCGTGGGGCTCGCTCGCGCTGGCCTCGCTGTTCACCGGCGCCGTCCTCCTGGCGATCAGGGCGTTCTGCGCCGTGGCGCCGGCGATGCCCGCGGAAGCGCCGGGGATCGAGGCGTTCGGTACCGAGATGTTCACCACCTGGATGGTGCCGTTCGAGATCGCCTCCCTCGTCCTGCTCGTCGCTCTCATCGGCGCCGTGTGGTGGACGGGAGGTGACGACCGGTGA
- a CDS encoding 4Fe-4S dicluster domain-containing protein → MWGKGLINGLRLSLKNAMRGPITVQYPYEKLEIPERSRWAVRPKFFDDGSPKCTACMTCVRVCPDHILSLDVETREDKTKHIEAFGYEVGACMMCGLCVEACPFDAILMSHEYELAVTDPAALSENLLENTDAATSARHKAEKEKLAAHPADEPAGGGEAS, encoded by the coding sequence ATGTGGGGCAAAGGACTCATAAACGGCCTGCGGCTGAGCCTCAAGAACGCGATGCGCGGTCCCATCACGGTGCAGTACCCCTACGAGAAGCTCGAGATCCCCGAGCGCTCTCGCTGGGCGGTGCGGCCCAAGTTCTTCGACGACGGCTCTCCCAAGTGCACCGCGTGCATGACGTGCGTGCGCGTGTGTCCCGACCACATCCTCTCCCTTGACGTGGAGACGCGCGAGGACAAGACCAAGCACATCGAGGCCTTCGGGTACGAGGTGGGCGCGTGCATGATGTGCGGCCTGTGCGTGGAGGCGTGCCCGTTCGACGCGATCCTGATGAGCCACGAGTACGAGCTTGCCGTGACGGATCCGGCGGCTCTCTCGGAGAACCTGCTTGAGAACACCGATGCCGCCACCAGCGCCCGCCACAAGGCCGAGAAGGAGAAGCTGGCGGCGCACCCGGCCGACGAGCCCGCCGGGGGCGGTGAAGCCTCATGA
- the nuoH gene encoding NADH-quinone oxidoreductase subunit NuoH — protein MSPALEVVVKLVSIIGLMLTNGVFMIYLLRKVLGHLHIRLGPMHVGPHGILQTMNDVIKLLTKEDLTPRLADKALFYLAPMIVFVPSFMAYLALPFSDTLKATSLETGLLFTLAALSVVPIGILLAGWSSGNKWGLLGGMRSAAMQIAYEVPLLLSVLPVVMLAGTTDLGRIVEAQAGLHLGFIPAWFIANPLLWPSFVIFVIASLIEVNQTPFDMSEAESELVAGFGADYTAMKFGLIYLSEFSNTFIVSAIGVTLFFGGWLVPWIPMAWYDAVPVLAPTVFILKTYLGIVFMWWIRGTYPRVRIDQLMDLGWKRLIPAALVMIVLTGVVDKLIVPLVTGTVG, from the coding sequence ATGAGTCCCGCCCTCGAGGTCGTCGTCAAGCTCGTGTCGATCATCGGCCTGATGCTCACCAACGGCGTGTTCATGATCTACCTGCTGCGCAAGGTGCTCGGACACCTGCACATCCGCCTCGGCCCGATGCACGTGGGGCCGCACGGCATCCTGCAGACGATGAACGACGTGATCAAGCTCCTCACCAAGGAGGACCTCACGCCGCGGCTGGCCGACAAGGCGCTCTTCTACCTGGCGCCGATGATCGTGTTCGTGCCGTCGTTCATGGCGTACCTCGCGCTGCCGTTCTCCGACACGCTGAAGGCCACCTCGCTTGAGACCGGACTGCTCTTCACGCTTGCGGCGCTCTCGGTGGTGCCCATCGGCATCCTGCTGGCCGGCTGGTCGTCGGGCAACAAGTGGGGTCTGTTGGGCGGTATGCGCTCGGCGGCGATGCAGATCGCCTACGAGGTGCCGCTGCTGCTCTCGGTCCTCCCGGTGGTGATGCTCGCGGGCACCACAGACCTTGGCAGGATCGTGGAGGCGCAGGCGGGCCTTCACCTCGGGTTCATCCCCGCATGGTTCATCGCCAACCCGTTGCTGTGGCCGTCGTTCGTGATCTTCGTCATCGCGTCGCTCATCGAGGTCAACCAGACGCCGTTCGATATGTCCGAGGCCGAGTCGGAGCTCGTGGCCGGCTTCGGCGCCGACTACACGGCGATGAAGTTCGGTCTGATCTACCTCTCCGAGTTCTCCAACACCTTCATCGTCTCGGCGATCGGCGTGACGCTCTTCTTCGGCGGCTGGCTGGTGCCGTGGATACCGATGGCCTGGTACGACGCGGTGCCCGTGCTCGCTCCCACGGTGTTCATCCTCAAGACCTATCTCGGGATCGTGTTCATGTGGTGGATCCGCGGCACATACCCGCGCGTGCGGATCGACCAGCTCATGGACCTCGGCTGGAAGCGGTTGATCCCCGCCGCGCTGGTGATGATCGTGCTCACCGGCGTGGTGGACAAGCTCATCGTGCCGCTTGTGACCGGGACGGTGGGGTAG
- a CDS encoding NADH-quinone oxidoreductase subunit D has product MSDARDDIVTVGLLAEGTHDPGTPPAGIRRAPTGVDDLATEHLIVNMGPQHPSTHGVLRLLVELDGEEIKNAEVTLGYLHRGIEKLAEHRRFDAIGTLMDRGDYVSGIMGETAVALAVEQLMEIEVPRRARWIRVMMAEINRIATHLLWYGTMGLDTGAMGPFLYAMRDRESLLDILEAVSGARMMFNYVRPGGVVADLPVGIDTKIREFCDAFDTYVEEHDAILSGNEIFQARLNGIGVIDAEKAFAFGLTGPNLRAAGVDFDLRKRRPYDAYDEMDFDVPLGTTGDAMDRFSVRMEEMRQSNRIIRQCIEGMPEGEHTAKVPKVLRPPAGEVYASVESARGEVGVHLVTDGGMSPYRMHYHGPSLYALQALEDIIPGHLIADGCVMIGSTDIMLGEVDR; this is encoded by the coding sequence GTGAGCGACGCGCGCGACGACATCGTGACCGTCGGCCTTCTTGCCGAGGGCACGCACGATCCCGGAACGCCACCGGCGGGTATCCGACGGGCGCCCACCGGCGTCGACGACCTCGCCACCGAGCACCTGATCGTCAACATGGGCCCCCAGCATCCCTCCACCCACGGCGTGCTGCGCCTGCTCGTGGAGCTCGACGGTGAGGAGATCAAGAACGCCGAGGTCACGCTCGGCTATCTGCATCGCGGGATCGAGAAGCTCGCCGAGCACCGCCGGTTCGACGCCATCGGCACCCTCATGGATCGCGGCGACTACGTGTCGGGCATCATGGGTGAGACCGCCGTGGCGCTCGCCGTGGAGCAGCTGATGGAGATAGAGGTGCCACGCCGCGCGCGGTGGATACGCGTGATGATGGCCGAGATCAACCGCATCGCCACCCACCTGCTCTGGTACGGCACGATGGGGCTCGATACCGGCGCCATGGGGCCGTTCCTGTATGCGATGCGCGACCGCGAGTCGCTCCTCGACATCCTGGAGGCGGTGAGCGGCGCCCGCATGATGTTCAACTACGTGCGCCCCGGCGGCGTGGTGGCCGACCTCCCCGTGGGCATCGACACGAAGATCCGCGAGTTCTGCGACGCGTTCGACACGTACGTCGAGGAGCACGACGCCATCCTCTCGGGCAACGAGATCTTCCAGGCCCGCCTCAATGGCATCGGCGTCATCGACGCCGAGAAGGCGTTCGCCTTCGGCCTCACGGGCCCCAACCTTCGCGCCGCTGGCGTGGACTTCGATCTGCGGAAGCGGCGCCCCTACGACGCCTACGACGAGATGGACTTCGATGTCCCGCTCGGCACCACGGGTGACGCGATGGACCGGTTCTCCGTACGGATGGAGGAGATGCGGCAGTCCAACCGCATCATCCGCCAGTGCATCGAGGGCATGCCCGAGGGCGAGCACACCGCCAAGGTGCCCAAGGTCCTGCGACCGCCTGCGGGAGAGGTGTACGCGTCGGTGGAGTCGGCACGAGGCGAGGTGGGGGTCCATCTCGTCACCGATGGCGGCATGTCACCGTACCGCATGCACTACCATGGCCCGTCGCTTTACGCGCTCCAGGCGCTCGAGGACATCATCCCGGGTCATCTGATCGCCGATGGCTGCGTGATGATCGGCTCCACCGACATCATGCTCGGGGAGGTGGATCGATGA
- a CDS encoding NADH-quinone oxidoreductase subunit C, protein MRPGIDDIRTLVAAAGVAVEAEDAALGVVARVAAHDAIDALSAFSAGGYESLVDFDGIDTGEAIELTWRLRSYSMDCEAYLKTTVAYDAEIHSAWNVYPSALMPERETAELLGLRLAGHPNPKRLFTTDGIPPLLRKDVAIRSEEEVKNR, encoded by the coding sequence ATGCGGCCCGGCATCGATGACATCCGGACGCTTGTCGCGGCGGCCGGTGTGGCGGTCGAGGCGGAGGACGCCGCTCTCGGCGTCGTGGCCCGCGTGGCGGCTCACGATGCGATCGATGCGCTCTCGGCGTTCAGCGCGGGCGGCTACGAGTCGCTCGTCGACTTCGACGGTATCGACACCGGTGAGGCGATCGAACTCACGTGGCGATTGCGGTCCTACTCGATGGACTGCGAGGCGTACCTCAAGACCACCGTCGCGTATGACGCGGAGATCCACTCCGCCTGGAACGTCTACCCCTCGGCGTTGATGCCCGAGCGGGAGACCGCCGAGCTTCTCGGCCTCCGTCTCGCGGGGCATCCTAACCCCAAGCGGCTCTTCACCACCGACGGTATCCCTCCATTGCTGCGCAAGGACGTTGCCATCCGCAGCGAGGAGGAGGTGAAGAACCGGTGA
- a CDS encoding NADH-quinone oxidoreductase subunit B, with amino-acid sequence MALDRLTGENSLLFIKSEQLFDLARTNSLWYISFGIACCAIEGLMSASGPRFDFDRSGVFFRNSPRQADVMIVAGTVNVKMAETVRRLYEQMPEPKWVVAMGACASTGGPFREYPNVVMGVDKVLPVDVYIPGCPPRPESVQYAFIELRKKIRAKTEERNAARHR; translated from the coding sequence ATGGCGCTAGACCGTCTCACGGGCGAGAACTCCTTGCTGTTCATCAAGAGCGAGCAGCTCTTCGACCTCGCGCGCACCAACAGCCTCTGGTACATCTCCTTCGGCATCGCGTGCTGCGCGATCGAAGGACTCATGAGCGCCTCGGGCCCGCGGTTCGATTTCGACCGCTCGGGCGTGTTCTTCCGCAACTCGCCGCGTCAGGCCGACGTGATGATCGTGGCCGGCACCGTGAACGTGAAGATGGCCGAAACAGTCCGCCGCCTGTACGAACAGATGCCCGAGCCGAAGTGGGTCGTGGCGATGGGGGCGTGCGCGTCCACCGGCGGCCCCTTCCGCGAGTACCCCAACGTGGTGATGGGCGTGGACAAGGTTCTCCCGGTGGATGTCTACATCCCCGGATGCCCACCGCGCCCGGAGTCGGTGCAGTACGCCTTCATCGAACTGCGCAAGAAGATCAGAGCGAAGACGGAGGAGCGCAATGCGGCCCGGCATCGATGA
- a CDS encoding NADH-quinone oxidoreductase subunit A, whose product MTGATGLDHLAVGVFLLFGVAFVVLVVWVSNLLSPKGADAPDRLEPYECGSEPVGPSWVQFRVGYYVYALLFVVFDIETVFLYPWAVAYGQLPLFILVEMVVFIAILAAGLAYAWKEGALRWR is encoded by the coding sequence TTGACGGGTGCCACCGGGCTGGATCATCTGGCGGTGGGTGTGTTCCTCTTGTTCGGCGTCGCCTTCGTCGTGCTCGTCGTATGGGTCTCGAACCTGCTCTCGCCAAAGGGAGCAGATGCGCCAGACCGCCTCGAGCCCTATGAGTGCGGCTCCGAGCCGGTGGGTCCATCGTGGGTGCAGTTCCGTGTGGGCTACTACGTCTACGCGCTCCTCTTCGTGGTCTTCGACATCGAGACCGTCTTCCTGTACCCGTGGGCCGTTGCCTACGGCCAGCTCCCGCTCTTCATCCTTGTGGAGATGGTCGTCTTCATCGCGATTCTCGCTGCCGGGTTGGCCTACGCCTGGAAGGAGGGCGCGCTCAGATGGCGCTAG
- a CDS encoding cell wall-binding repeat-containing protein, with protein sequence MISHSRPILGPRRLRLAALAVTVASLFAPAALAPAAHAAVWSVDTYARTEADLRTRWEALAPTYEGTPYVRVPSIVAPYAPGETTQAFVEDGLGIINYGRYLAGLPSDVVADPTFNLDGQYGAVLLATCTSLTHYPAQPDDMGDEFYERGYQATSKSNIGLGYPDAESFERACLDDSSSSNIPALGHRRWLLNPSMMRTGIGFAGDGYTTRITTYATDRSRADDVSYDFIAWPSPGIFPVEFAEGIRSSGVTPWSITLNPDRYDWTDKNGDGLAYVVTLRRVSDGRTWTFDASDTDIWGEFFTTDFSYYGDARNAFIFRPDPDDLCEFQAGEQYDVRLSGDIYAEGTSAAVDVVFRTSFGALTGPATTFAAPVVPPGDTLAGPISTRYAGDDRYETAAEAAIDSFSDGASTAVIACGGSFADALAAAPLAGAVDGPILLAGTDVLPGATSAALRTLGVKKVYVVGGRSVVSDAVLERLCGSGIVAERIAGRDRYATARAVAEKAVSLGAVTGQAFLVRGDDFADALAVSSIAAKEKVPVLLTPSDALSAETRTFLVNAGTRDVYIAGGTAAVGAAVQATVDALPGVTVVRWAGSDRYSTGVTVVIRSMEVWDIPMADIGLASGAGYADALAGGAVMAHRGGPLLLTAPSALSAPVAGLIAANGETVRQVEYFGGTSALSAAIPATVSALVP encoded by the coding sequence ATGATCTCGCACAGCCGACCCATCCTCGGTCCGCGCCGTCTGCGTCTGGCGGCACTTGCGGTCACCGTTGCATCGCTTTTCGCACCCGCAGCCCTCGCGCCGGCGGCGCACGCCGCCGTCTGGTCCGTTGACACGTACGCGCGCACGGAGGCGGATCTGCGGACCCGTTGGGAGGCGCTCGCGCCGACGTACGAGGGGACGCCGTACGTGCGGGTCCCGTCTATAGTGGCGCCGTACGCGCCCGGCGAGACCACGCAGGCGTTCGTGGAAGACGGGCTCGGGATCATCAACTACGGGCGCTACCTCGCCGGGTTGCCCTCGGATGTGGTGGCCGACCCGACGTTCAACCTCGACGGGCAGTACGGCGCCGTGCTGCTGGCCACCTGCACGTCCCTCACGCACTATCCGGCCCAGCCGGACGATATGGGCGACGAGTTCTACGAGCGCGGCTATCAGGCCACCTCCAAGAGCAACATCGGGCTGGGCTACCCGGACGCCGAGAGTTTCGAGCGTGCGTGCCTCGACGACTCCAGCTCGAGCAACATCCCCGCGCTCGGCCACCGGCGGTGGTTGCTCAACCCGTCGATGATGCGTACCGGCATCGGTTTCGCGGGTGACGGCTACACCACCAGGATCACCACATACGCCACGGACCGCTCCCGGGCTGACGACGTCTCCTACGACTTCATCGCCTGGCCGTCCCCCGGCATCTTTCCGGTGGAGTTCGCCGAGGGGATCCGCTCGTCTGGCGTCACGCCGTGGTCTATCACGCTCAACCCCGATCGGTACGACTGGACCGACAAGAACGGGGACGGGCTCGCGTACGTCGTGACGCTGAGGCGCGTCTCGGACGGGCGCACCTGGACGTTCGATGCGTCCGACACCGACATATGGGGCGAGTTCTTCACCACAGACTTCAGCTACTACGGTGACGCGCGCAACGCGTTCATCTTCCGCCCCGACCCCGACGACCTGTGCGAGTTCCAGGCGGGGGAGCAGTATGACGTCCGCCTCTCCGGCGACATCTACGCCGAGGGGACAAGCGCCGCCGTGGATGTGGTCTTCCGCACGAGTTTCGGCGCGTTGACCGGTCCGGCTACGACGTTCGCGGCGCCGGTGGTCCCACCTGGCGACACGCTTGCCGGCCCGATCTCCACGCGGTATGCGGGAGACGACCGCTATGAGACTGCGGCGGAGGCGGCGATCGACTCGTTCTCGGATGGCGCGTCGACCGCCGTGATCGCGTGCGGGGGCTCGTTCGCGGATGCGCTTGCCGCCGCGCCGCTCGCCGGCGCCGTGGACGGACCCATCCTGCTCGCGGGCACCGATGTGCTGCCCGGTGCGACTTCCGCCGCGCTGCGAACGCTCGGCGTGAAGAAGGTGTACGTGGTGGGAGGCCGGAGCGTCGTCTCGGATGCCGTGCTCGAGCGGCTGTGTGGTTCGGGCATCGTCGCCGAGCGGATCGCCGGACGGGACCGCTACGCCACCGCGCGCGCCGTGGCCGAGAAAGCCGTCAGCCTGGGCGCCGTCACGGGCCAGGCGTTCCTGGTGCGAGGGGATGACTTCGCCGACGCGCTCGCGGTCTCATCGATCGCGGCCAAGGAGAAAGTACCCGTCCTTCTCACGCCATCGGACGCTCTGAGCGCGGAGACCAGGACGTTTCTCGTGAACGCAGGCACCCGGGACGTGTACATCGCCGGCGGTACGGCTGCGGTGGGAGCCGCGGTGCAGGCGACGGTTGACGCGCTCCCGGGCGTCACCGTGGTCCGATGGGCGGGGAGCGATCGGTACTCGACCGGCGTGACCGTCGTGATCCGTTCCATGGAGGTGTGGGATATCCCGATGGCCGACATCGGTCTCGCCTCGGGCGCCGGCTACGCCGATGCGCTGGCGGGTGGCGCTGTCATGGCCCACCGCGGCGGACCGCTCCTGCTCACGGCACCGAGCGCTCTCTCGGCTCCTGTTGCCGGGCTGATCGCGGCAAACGGCGAGACAGTGCGGCAGGTCGAGTACTTCGGCGGTACGAGCGCGCTCTCGGCTGCCATTCCCGCTACGGTGAGCGCCCTCGTACCCTAG
- a CDS encoding PSP1 domain-containing protein yields the protein MPTVVGVRLRYAGKVLYFDPAGTQPEEGDNVIVTTERGQEYGEVVLPPRDVDDEDVPAALKPVLRIATAEDDATEEGHRAREAEEFERFRELVRKHGLDMKPIGVEHLFDDSKVIFYFAAEERVDFRELVRELASEIHNRIDMRQVGVRDEARMVGGLGHCGQQLCCVRFGGEFQPVSIRMAKEQDLPLNPLKISGLCGRLMCCLRYEYEAYKDFKQRAPKCGTQVDFSDGTFGKISSMNVPRETLTVRQQGGPELTVPLTALDCSAGRGCPCKLDTAVVEQQAAAVAVARGTTPTLREAERITEEKSSQRPKSSRRKRRSSKSGGQQPGSKPDAQKSDGQQKQGGQKKSGKSSGRSGQDTQKRTDRSQKQQGTTPSTEGGTTSSSGRRRRRRRPRPESGSAPAE from the coding sequence ATGCCCACGGTAGTGGGAGTCCGCTTGAGATACGCCGGCAAGGTCTTGTACTTCGACCCGGCCGGTACGCAGCCCGAAGAGGGCGACAACGTCATAGTCACCACCGAGCGAGGCCAGGAGTACGGGGAGGTGGTCCTCCCGCCGCGCGACGTCGACGACGAGGACGTCCCCGCGGCGCTGAAGCCTGTGCTTCGCATCGCCACGGCCGAGGACGACGCGACGGAGGAGGGCCACCGGGCACGTGAGGCCGAGGAGTTCGAGCGGTTCCGCGAACTCGTGCGCAAGCACGGCCTCGACATGAAGCCCATCGGCGTGGAGCACCTTTTCGACGACTCCAAGGTGATCTTCTACTTCGCCGCGGAGGAGCGGGTCGACTTCCGCGAGCTCGTACGCGAGCTCGCATCCGAGATACACAATCGGATCGACATGCGGCAGGTGGGCGTGCGCGACGAGGCGCGCATGGTGGGCGGTCTGGGCCACTGCGGTCAGCAGCTATGCTGCGTGCGTTTCGGCGGCGAGTTCCAGCCGGTCTCGATCCGCATGGCCAAGGAACAGGACCTGCCGCTCAACCCGTTGAAAATCAGCGGGCTGTGTGGCAGACTCATGTGCTGTTTGCGGTACGAGTACGAGGCGTACAAGGACTTCAAGCAGCGGGCGCCCAAGTGTGGCACGCAGGTGGACTTCTCCGACGGTACGTTCGGCAAGATCTCGTCGATGAACGTACCCAGGGAGACGCTGACGGTCCGGCAGCAGGGCGGACCGGAGCTGACGGTCCCGCTCACGGCGCTCGACTGCAGCGCCGGGCGAGGATGTCCGTGCAAGCTCGACACCGCGGTAGTGGAGCAGCAGGCAGCGGCCGTTGCGGTGGCTCGTGGGACGACGCCGACCTTGCGAGAGGCGGAGCGCATCACGGAGGAGAAGTCCTCCCAGCGCCCCAAGTCGTCTCGGCGGAAGCGGCGGAGTTCGAAAAGCGGCGGCCAACAGCCCGGGTCGAAGCCGGACGCCCAGAAGAGCGACGGGCAGCAGAAGCAGGGCGGTCAGAAGAAGAGCGGCAAGTCGTCCGGACGGTCCGGGCAGGATACGCAGAAGCGGACCGATCGTTCGCAGAAGCAGCAGGGCACGACGCCCTCCACGGAGGGTGGTACCACCAGCAGTAGCGGGCGGAGGCGGAGACGCCGCCGGCCGCGTCCGGAGAGCGGGTCCGCTCCGGCAGAATAG